One segment of Paenibacillus sp. FSL R7-0337 DNA contains the following:
- a CDS encoding HNH endonuclease signature motif containing protein yields MTARALDTCELCGRSPLATTVHHLIPRKKGGSLLPTALLCNACHRQIHALYTNSDLVVLGLTTLDSLRSDPQIAAYLRWIMRQAPGSEPKLRKSKRVRSKR; encoded by the coding sequence ATGACTGCCCGGGCCTTGGACACGTGTGAGCTGTGCGGCCGTTCTCCTCTTGCAACTACCGTTCACCATCTGATCCCCCGCAAGAAAGGCGGCAGCCTGCTCCCGACTGCCCTTCTGTGCAACGCTTGCCACCGGCAGATTCATGCCCTGTATACCAACAGCGATCTCGTTGTTCTTGGCCTTACGACACTGGACAGCCTGCGGAGCGACCCGCAGATTGCCGCTTATCTGAGATGGATCATGCGGCAGGCACCGGGCTCCGAACCGAAGCTGCGCAAATCAAAGCGCGTACGAAGCAAACGCTAA
- a CDS encoding thermonuclease family protein, which yields MRLILIDTPEIKPVQPFGPEASAFTTKLLKDHTVRLEFDVSERDQYGRILAYAYVDDKMVNELLLEKGLARVAVFQPNVKNVDHFRSIQKKAQAAKLGIWSLKDYATDKGYDDTVVAKATIQPTARVKPSPKPTATPKPTATKKQKPKATPQPVQEVYYKNCSAVRAAGAAPIYAGEPGYSRKLDREGDGVACE from the coding sequence GTGCGGCTCATCCTAATCGACACTCCTGAAATAAAACCTGTACAGCCCTTCGGGCCAGAGGCGAGTGCGTTTACAACAAAGTTGCTTAAGGATCATACAGTCAGACTTGAATTTGATGTATCCGAACGTGACCAGTACGGACGTATCCTTGCTTACGCCTATGTTGATGATAAAATGGTAAATGAATTGCTGCTGGAGAAAGGTCTTGCACGAGTCGCTGTCTTTCAGCCGAATGTGAAAAATGTTGATCATTTCAGGTCAATCCAGAAAAAAGCTCAAGCAGCAAAATTAGGGATATGGAGCTTAAAAGATTACGCAACTGATAAAGGATATGATGATACCGTTGTGGCTAAAGCTACTATCCAGCCCACTGCCAGAGTTAAACCTTCACCTAAGCCTACAGCCACACCTAAGCCTACCGCTACTAAAAAACAGAAACCAAAAGCAACCCCGCAACCAGTTCAAGAGGTTTACTACAAGAACTGTTCAGCCGTGAGAGCAGCCGGTGCTGCGCCGATCTATGCTGGAGAGCCTGGATACTCTAGAAAGCTTGATCGAGAGGGTGACGGAGTGGCGTGTGAATAG
- a CDS encoding extracellular solute-binding protein: protein MKKTKNLALALVSIMLMSSLAACGGSNNGENKAAEGNSGNKGSSTAAPAAEGDKAESVEKVELSFWTLGNVNYEELAAAYTKEHPNVTIKIQNTGDQTAHHNNLTTALSAGSGAPDIFQLEIGFMERFLGAQDKFYNLNDLGAKDIQANYLDWKWKQASSIDGSFQLGLPTDIGPTVVYYRTDLAEAAGLPSDPEGFGAAIDTWDKFATVAKAFKDKTGKYFSDLTDLTYNALRDQSADEIYFSKADGSFIGDTNPQVKKAYDFTVKGIQEGWISNVMLWSPEWGQGMNDGSFAVVMGPAWMAGNIKSNAPDSSGKWRIAQLPEGAGNWGGSFITLPKEGKHSKEAYDFIQWLVNKDNQLESFKTKGLMPSIPALYEDPAFVDFKDDFFGGQQTAVEFGKAANRVKPVYYGPLHDQTDTFFKNALKNVLEKKADPAKEWDSAVKQAKTLAERG, encoded by the coding sequence ATGAAAAAAACAAAGAACCTGGCGCTGGCGCTGGTCTCCATCATGCTCATGAGCTCACTTGCAGCATGCGGAGGAAGTAACAACGGCGAGAACAAGGCTGCAGAAGGAAATTCGGGTAACAAGGGATCAAGCACAGCAGCACCGGCAGCTGAAGGAGACAAGGCAGAGTCCGTAGAGAAGGTGGAGCTGTCGTTCTGGACGCTGGGCAATGTGAACTACGAAGAGCTGGCTGCTGCCTACACCAAGGAACATCCTAACGTAACCATTAAAATTCAGAATACCGGTGACCAGACGGCCCACCACAACAATCTGACCACAGCACTCTCGGCGGGTTCAGGCGCTCCTGACATTTTCCAGCTTGAGATCGGTTTCATGGAACGCTTCCTGGGAGCCCAGGACAAATTCTATAACCTGAATGACCTCGGAGCCAAAGACATCCAGGCCAACTATCTCGACTGGAAATGGAAGCAGGCTTCCTCCATCGACGGCAGCTTCCAGCTCGGACTTCCGACAGATATCGGCCCGACAGTAGTCTACTACCGTACGGACCTGGCTGAAGCAGCCGGACTGCCAAGCGACCCTGAAGGCTTCGGCGCAGCGATTGATACGTGGGACAAATTCGCCACGGTAGCAAAAGCATTCAAAGACAAGACAGGCAAGTATTTCTCCGACCTGACCGATCTGACGTACAATGCGCTTCGTGACCAGTCGGCGGACGAGATCTATTTCAGCAAAGCAGACGGCAGCTTCATCGGCGATACCAATCCGCAGGTGAAGAAGGCGTATGACTTTACCGTTAAAGGCATTCAAGAAGGCTGGATCAGCAATGTAATGCTCTGGTCGCCTGAATGGGGCCAAGGCATGAACGATGGATCGTTCGCCGTCGTGATGGGCCCGGCCTGGATGGCCGGCAATATCAAGAGCAACGCGCCGGACTCTTCCGGCAAATGGAGAATTGCCCAGCTTCCTGAGGGCGCAGGTAACTGGGGCGGTTCGTTCATCACGCTGCCGAAGGAAGGCAAGCACTCCAAGGAAGCATATGATTTCATCCAGTGGCTCGTGAACAAGGATAACCAGCTGGAATCCTTCAAGACCAAAGGCCTGATGCCTTCTATTCCTGCCCTGTACGAAGATCCTGCTTTCGTAGATTTCAAGGATGACTTCTTCGGCGGACAGCAGACGGCGGTGGAATTCGGCAAAGCGGCTAACCGCGTGAAGCCGGTATACTACGGACCGCTGCATGACCAGACCGATACCTTCTTCAAGAATGCGCTGAAAAACGTGCTGGAGAAGAAAGCCGATCCGGCTAAAGAGTGGGACTCTGCTGTGAAGCAGGCAAAAACTCTTGCAGAACGCGGCTAA